A DNA window from Setaria viridis chromosome 2, Setaria_viridis_v4.0, whole genome shotgun sequence contains the following coding sequences:
- the LOC117844773 gene encoding uncharacterized protein isoform X2 yields the protein MSLAVAGARASLLPSPLAASSSRARLLALPPRHRRPHGSLASPPAAGRRRLRVRMARTEATGVAVGFRAPEFELPEPLTGKLWTLDDFEGNPALLVMFICNHCPFVKHLKKDIAKLTSFYMEKGIGAVAISSNSIRTHPQDGPERMAEEAKLFKYPFPYLYDESQEVAKAFGAVCTPEFYLFKKDGRRPFELFYHGQFDDSRPSNNVPVTGRDLSRAIDCALSGQDLPFVEKPSVGCSIKWHP from the exons ATGTCCctggccgtcgccggcgcgcgggcctcactcctcccctcccccctcgcgGCCTCCTCGTCCCGTGCGCGGCTCCTCGCGCTcccgccccgccaccgccgcccgcacggctccctcgcctcgccgccggctgcggGCAGGCGCCGGCTCCGGGTGCGCATGGCCAGGACGGAGGCCaccggcgtcgccgtcggctTCCGCGCGCCGGAGTTCGAG CTCCCGGAGCCACTGACGGGGAAGCTCTGGACATTGGATGATTTTGAGGGCAACCCTGCACTGCTG GTTATGTTCATATGCAATCACTGTCCATTTGTAAAACATCTGAAAAAGGATATTGCAAAACTCACCTCTTTCTACATGGAG AAAGGAATTGGTGCTGTTGCCATATCGTCGAACTCAATAAGGACACATCCCCAG GATGGTCCAGAACGCATGGCTGAAGAAGCAAAATTGTTCAAGTATCCCTTCCCATATCTTTATGATGAG TCTCAAGAAGTAGCTAAAGCTTTTGGAGCAGTCTGCACGCCAGAGTTTTACTTGTTTAAAAAG GATGGACGAAGGCCTTTTGAACTTTTCTACCATGGACAGTTTGATGATTCGAGACCCAGTAACAATGTGCCAGTAACTGGAAG GGATCTAAGCCGTGCAATTGACTGTGCGCTCAGTGGCCAAGACTTGCCTTTCGTAGAAAAACCTAG TGTTGGATGCAGCATCAAGTGGCACCCATGA
- the LOC117844771 gene encoding phospholipase D delta isoform X2: MQDGLMNTHDEEARKYFRHSGVHCVLSPRYASNKLSIFKQQVVGTLFTHHQKCVIVDTQATGNNRKITAFIGGLDLCDGRYDTPEHRLFKDLDTVFKDDFHNPTFPVNKLGPRQPWHDLHCKIEGPAAYDVLTNFEQRWRKSAKWKVSVRRAVSWHHDTLVKIDRMSWIVSPSADELNAHVCEENDPENWHVQVFRSIDSGSVKGFPKLVQEAESQNLVCAKNVQIDKSIHNAYVKAIRSAQHFVYIENQYFIGSSYYWSAHRSAGAENLIPIELAIKIARKIKAKERFAAYIVIPMWPEGNPTTAAMQEILYWQGHTMSLMYKIVADALRKEGLHERHPQEYLNFYCLGKREVLSDVLATNNSNENSALRLAQKFRRFMIYVHSKGMIVDDEYVLIGSANINQRSMDGSRDTEIAMGAYQPHYSWAGRGSPPKGQVYGYRMSLWAEHLGTVEECFRRPESEECVRRVNQMADDNWAGYVSPQMVDMKGHLMRYPVRVEQDGRVGPLPGQEIFPDVGGKVLGTHSSLPNALTT, from the exons ATGCAGGATGGGCTCATGAATACACATGACGAGGAAGCTCGCAAATATTTCAGGCATTCTGGTGTGCATTGTGTGTTGTCTCCTCGCTATGCTAGCAACAAACTTAGCATTTTCAAGCAGCAG GTTGTAGGAACTTTGTTTACACACCATCAGAAATGTGTCATTGTAGACACTCAAGCCACAGGAAACAACCGAAAAATAACTGCTTTTATTGGTGGTCTAGACTTGTGTGATGGCAGATATGATACACCTGAACACAGGCTTTTCAAGGATTTGGATACTGTTTTCAAGGATGATTTCCACAACCCCACATTCCCT GTTAATAAGCTTGGACCCAGACAGCCATGGCACGATTTACATTGCAAAATTGAGGGTCCTGCTGCATATGATGTACTTACAAACTTTGAACAGAGATGGAGAAAATCTGCAAAATGGAAAGTCAGTGTCAGAAGAGCCGTAAGTTGGCATCATGATACATTGGTAAAAATAGATAGGATGTCATGGATTGTTTCGCCCTCTGCAGATGAATTAAATGCACATGTTTGTGAAGAAAATGATCCTGAAAACTGGCATGTACAG GTATTCCGATCAATTGATTCAGGATCTGTAAAAGGATTCCCAAAACTTGTTCAAGAGGCAGAATCCCAG AATCTTGTCTGTGCAAAGAATGTACAGATAGACAAGAGCATACACAATGCATATGTTAAAGCCATCAGATCTGCACAGCACTTTGTCTATATTGAAAACCAGTACTTTATTGGATCTTCATACTACTGGTCTGCACACAGAAGTGCAG GTGCTGAGAACCTAATACCAATTGAATTGGCCATAAAGATTGCAAGAAAGATTAAGGCAAAGGAGAGATTTGCCGCATACATTGTTATACCAATGTGGCCTGAAGGCAATCCGACAACTGCTGCTATGCAGGAGATCCTCTATTGGCAG GGGCATACTATGTCACTGATGTATAAGATTGTCGCGGACGCTCTCCGAAAGGAGGGTTTACATGAAAGGCATCCACAGGAGTACCTGAACTTCTATTGCCTTGGCAAGCGTGAAGTCTTGAGTGATGTTTTGGCGACGAACAATTCCAATGAGAACTCCGCACTG CGTTTAGCCCAGAAGTTCAGGAGGTTCATGATCTACGTGCACTCAAaagggatgattgttgacgaTGAGTACGTGCTCATCGGATCAGCCAACATAAACCAGAGATCCATGGATGGCTCACGGGACACGGAGATCGCCATGGGCGCATACCAGCCTCATTACAGCTGGGCTGGAAGGGGCAGTCCTCCAAAAGGACAG GTGTATGGGTACAGGATGTCTCTTTGGGCAGAGCACCTGGGCACGGTGGAGGAGTGCTTCCGCCGGCCGGAGTCCGAGGAGTGCGTGCGACGGGTGAACCAGATGGCGGATGACAACTGGGCGGGTTATGTCTCACCGCAGATGGTGGATATGAAAGGCCACCTCATGAGGTACCCGGTGAGGGTCGAGCAGGACGGGAGGGTGGGGCCGTTGCCGGGGCAGGAGATCTTCCCGGATGTCGGCGGCAAGGTACTGGGGACCCACTCATCGCTCCCCAATGCACTGACAACGTGA
- the LOC117844773 gene encoding uncharacterized protein isoform X1, translated as MSLAVAGARASLLPSPLAASSSRARLLALPPRHRRPHGSLASPPAAGRRRLRVRMARTEATGVAVGFRAPEFELPEPLTGKLWTLDDFEGNPALLVMFICNHCPFVKHLKKDIAKLTSFYMEKGIGAVAISSNSIRTHPQDGPERMAEEAKLFKYPFPYLYDESQEVAKAFGAVCTPEFYLFKKQDGRRPFELFYHGQFDDSRPSNNVPVTGRDLSRAIDCALSGQDLPFVEKPSVGCSIKWHP; from the exons ATGTCCctggccgtcgccggcgcgcgggcctcactcctcccctcccccctcgcgGCCTCCTCGTCCCGTGCGCGGCTCCTCGCGCTcccgccccgccaccgccgcccgcacggctccctcgcctcgccgccggctgcggGCAGGCGCCGGCTCCGGGTGCGCATGGCCAGGACGGAGGCCaccggcgtcgccgtcggctTCCGCGCGCCGGAGTTCGAG CTCCCGGAGCCACTGACGGGGAAGCTCTGGACATTGGATGATTTTGAGGGCAACCCTGCACTGCTG GTTATGTTCATATGCAATCACTGTCCATTTGTAAAACATCTGAAAAAGGATATTGCAAAACTCACCTCTTTCTACATGGAG AAAGGAATTGGTGCTGTTGCCATATCGTCGAACTCAATAAGGACACATCCCCAG GATGGTCCAGAACGCATGGCTGAAGAAGCAAAATTGTTCAAGTATCCCTTCCCATATCTTTATGATGAG TCTCAAGAAGTAGCTAAAGCTTTTGGAGCAGTCTGCACGCCAGAGTTTTACTTGTTTAAAAAG CAGGATGGACGAAGGCCTTTTGAACTTTTCTACCATGGACAGTTTGATGATTCGAGACCCAGTAACAATGTGCCAGTAACTGGAAG GGATCTAAGCCGTGCAATTGACTGTGCGCTCAGTGGCCAAGACTTGCCTTTCGTAGAAAAACCTAG TGTTGGATGCAGCATCAAGTGGCACCCATGA